The stretch of DNA TTCGCGGGAAAAATCCTCAAGCTCTAATTCATCATTCCATTCACAATCCGCCAATGGTCTCGTTCATTGAACTGAATTCCGCTGTCATCTCAATTCGCAGGAATGGTCATGATGCTATGTTCGATGCCCATGCCGGAGCCGGATCCGAAACGATTCTACGTCGACCATCCATTTAACTTTTACATCCTGAATAAGGACTCGACAACTCTTTTCGCTGGCAGCATAcagaaactttaaataatcCGGGGTGCCTTCTACTAATCAACCATGCAAATCGGGTGTCTCATCTTCATTCGTCGTATATTGATGTCCTGGTTCGGTAAGGAGGCCACTAAAGCTCCAATCTATAATCGCAAACCAAATTTAATAAGCTTGAGACTGCGCACAATCGATGATCTTATATTTACACTTACTATTTTTGTACTAACCAACCAAGCATGTAGCCACAATAAAGTGCAATTGTCTAAAATTCTCCATCGCTTTTAGGATTCCGGGTGATGCCCGTGGCGGGTTTCAGACGCAAACACTTCATTGCTAACCATCCCTTCGCTTTATACGTGAAGTCTGATATTGATCTGCCGATCTTTGCTGGTCGACACTTGGGTTAGGCAATCTGAAGATGCCAAGGAAGCTAATTTAAgttcaatgaaaatataataaatgactGCCACTTAATAGTTGTGATCTCGTCAAGTCGAAGTAATTTATAGAAATACCTTTTGGGAAGCGCAGTCAGGCCTGACGGCTTAGCACGCTATCGCTGAATTAGTATGGCAAATCGAGCAAAGATTCCCAATAGTTGTTCTTCAAGTGCTAGGCGAGATACTCCTAATATGATTATGTGGCTGAAAATTTGTGTTCTTTTGACGATTTTGCCTTTGGGGAAAGGGAACTTTTTGTCTGGCTCATTTAATCGTAAGTAGCGGGAGCTCTGTATTGAAGAGATCATTTAGGAAGAGCTCCATATGCAGTGACCCTCTACAGGCAAATGCCCGCCTTGCATTATCTGGATGACTACGATCTCTGCCTGGATAGTCCCTCGGGTAGCTACTGCCTGGTGTATGTGGAGATTTTACCCAATGCTAGCTCTGCTTTGTGGCACCAAATCAACGAGGTTTCGCTGGACTCCAAGCATCGCTTTCGACATGATCGCGTATTTAGAGGAGTGTGTTTGGAGAGGTGTAAGCAAAGTGTAATTGACTTTGCTAATTTGAGGGAGAAAGGGAAAGAAGATATCCTGGACAAGGAactccgctcttactacgccAAGGTGCACCGGCGATCAGGGGATTCAGAGGAGCGCCTCCTCTACGAAGAGTTGGTCAACAGCTGCCTTAATCTTGAGTTCGTTGAGAAGTTTTCTTTAAGGGTTCGCAGCCTCATTGAGTATTGTGTGACGGCAGATGAGCAATTGGACCTAGGTAAGTAAAAGATTATTTAGTTGGTAACTTCAGATAATAATAGTTAATAGATAAAACTTTACATAACTGCTATAAAAGATGGACTTGATCTTACGTTTTACGGTCTGCTGATCTGTATGGTCCTTCTAACTTTGTGCTCCTCTTTCCACGACTACCGAATGAGCAAGAAAAATCCACAACAGACTGATAATTTCTATCGGGAGGCACCAAATAGTCGTCGTAAGTTTATAAAATCTGTGGAAAACAGCCATTCATACGTTGATTTGGGTTGCCAACAGGTGAGCAGCTCCTCACCTCCTTTTCAGTGCTTCGAAATTACCATCGACTGACCCAATCGGTTGATTCGGATTTCTCGCGTGACGTGAGCTTCTTTGACGGATTTCGCGTGATCGGCGTGTTTGTGGTAATCTTGGGCCACACGCTAATGGTCTTTATGACGGTGCCGATAGAGAATCCCGAGTACTACGAGCAATTCTTGTTCAGATTCGAGACCTCGATATTCCAGAACGGCAGTCTGGTTATTCAGATATTTTTCGTAATGAGTGGCTTTCTGCTCTATGTGAAATTCACCGAACGCCAATTGATTCAACCCACGACTGGCACCCTCGATTGCATTGCCGTGTACTTCCGTGTGTTTTTCTACAGATACTTAAGACTCCTGCCCTCGCTCCTCGCCCTCATCCTGTTCAATGGAACTCTGCTAGTGCGGCTCCAAAACGGACCCTTCTGGCGGCATCTAACCGAGGCCGAGCGGGTTTTCTGCCGCAGCAACTGGTGGAAGAACGTGTTCTTTGTTACCAATCACATGCTGGAGGATAGTGTATGTTCTGATTTTACTTAGAGAACCAATAGGTTCTGTATAAGATTACATTTTAGCAACTTTTCCTTTAGTGTTCCCATCAAACTTGGTACTTGGGGGCGGATATGCAGCTATTTGAGCTTTTTCTGATCGTGATTGTTATAACCAAAAAGtaaatacctttctgttgttggaatatttgaaaaacttgtGTGTTTTTAGGCATCCCAAGCTAACAAAGACGATCTACACAACTATTTCGGCCCTCGCTTTAGCAGTGCCTGCAATATTGACTTACATTCTTGAGTTGGATGCTATCTACCATCTGCGCCCAGAGTGGGTTACTATAAGTTTCGAAAGATTCCTCATATATTGACAAGTGTTTAACCCTAGGACCTATCGCTACTTGTACTTCCGGCATTCCGACACATTCTACCAGATGTATCCGCCCTTTTACACAAATTTAGGAGGCTTTCTATTCGGATTCCTCTGCGGACATCTTTACCTCGAGCAGCGTTGCAGGAAAGTAGTGCTTCGGGGACTTCTTAAGTACGAACTGGCCATGTGGCTGCTGGTGGCGGCCACTTTGGGAGTCCTTTTCTCAGGCTACATCTTCATCCGCCACGACTTTGAGAAGCCTTCTTTTTGGTTGGCCTTGTATGCCGGTCTGCACAAGAACTTGTGGGTGCTGATTTGCTCGGGTTTCGTGTTCCTCATGTGCTGCAAGGTGGGAGGTGGGTTGAAGAATACTTTTTGATGAATGTTTCATGTTACTCACGAATCTCCGATAGGCGTGGCCTATAATTTCTGCACCTTGCCGGTTTTCCGGCCGCTGGCAAGGATCTCATTTCAGTCCTTTCTTTGGCACATTGTAATCCTGCGAATAGTAGCGGGATATTTTAGGCAGCCGGTCTACGTGTCCAGCTTTTACCTGGTGAGAATTTTCATTGTAGCAAGTTGCCTTACTTAATTTTAGCCCACTTTCAGCTGTGCAACGTGCTGAGTGTCTTCTTGCTCACTCAATTTGTGGCTGCCGCGGTGGCACTGCTGCTGGAATACCCACTGGGAGAGGTGTTGCGCTGCTTGATGGAGCCGGAGAAAGGTGGGTTGCATCGCCGTCTaaggaaaaattccaatttaatgCGGGAAATTGCAGGTCAGAAAGAAAGCCAATCGGAAATTCAAATGAGAGGCGCGCAGTCAGCTGTTTAAAGTGGCCGTACTCCGACCAGGGATGCAGGCGAGGGCTGTATAGCATTGCTGCCAACTTTTTTggcttgtttttaattagctaAAAGGAtcattgaaaattttataagtaTTATGTCAATATTGTAATTAGCATTATATTCAACAAATTGGATGAAAATCGGTTCTTGAAATATATTCTCTTCCTtttgaagttttttaaaatatttgggcTTAGAAAAATAGCACactataatatataatagaaaaccAATCTTGACTTGAAGtaattacaaaacttgttaataaaataagctaAAGACAACTTATTATAGTTTCAAGATATGTACAagttaaaaattctaaaacgCCAAATAAACCCAAATATAAATCCCCCGAGCATCTCTGGAATGAACCCTAGCCAACTCTAGCTATCTCCCCCGCGGGTGGCAACTCTGCGCGGGTGAACGCGGCGCGGTGAACGCGAACGGCGCTGATATCAACAACTCGCCTCGAACAACAGTGTCGAACTTGCTCTTAGATGCTCTGCGCGCTCTCGTCGGCATTTTGTACTCGTCCCGTCTTTCTGCTGACTGAAAAGTCTTGAAGTAGTGCCTTAAGTTCCCAGTCGTGTGCAAAATCTTTGGTGGAAATCCCCCGCTGAATGCGCTGGCCCCAGTGAGTGATAAATAAAGTGAGTGGTGGTAGTGGTATTTTGGTGTCGTTTCTTGCGGCCGCTTTTCCAATGCGCTGCCTGCCTGCCACATTAAATGTCAAAGCGGTGGGGCAATGAATCACGGCGGATTTTTTAGCCGAGTATAAATACTCCCGATTGGTGTCAGCGGCAGCTGGGCATTTTCCAAGCTACGTTGCGAGTGGCCGATGCAAATGCGGCGCTTAAGTAATAAACGCGCGTATtacaaaatcattaaaaatcacGGTAAAAAATAAGTGCGACAGCCGCCTCTGCGACTGTGTGAGTGCGCGTCTGTGTGCGCCGAGTGAGGCGTGCGTGTGCTTGTGTGCGTGCTTTCTTGTGCGAGCGGAGCGGCGAACGCAGTGCATGTGAAGAGTACCGCTATAAAAGTTCAGCCATCTGCTCTCCCGCTCGCTCACCGTGTTATATGAGTCCAACACCCAAAAAAGGGAATAAAGAGAGCGAAGCAGCGCCAGTGCCGAAAAACGTTGCAAAAACGAGCgaaagaaatcaaatttgttGCTTCGCACTTGATtgtattaattgttttttttgtgtatttctTTTCCTACTTTTTTCCCTTCCTCGCATTTCGCTGTAATTTGTGTGGCTTTTCCGGCTCTCACTTGTTTACGCTGAgggcgagcgagagagagagcaggGAGAGCGGGTGCGGAGCGAGAGAATGTGCCAATTGTTGCTGGCAGAAGCAACAAGTTACTGGATgtggcggggggcgtggcggggGGCAGAGCGTGCCGAGGGCGCCAAAATGAGCCAAAATTTGAAATACGGAATATTGGCCAGCCACAAACGTGGCTTCCAGTTGGCCCCAGCGCAGAATTACGGTTCATTTGGTGTGTGCGAGCGAGAGCAAGTGTGAAAAACAAGCGACCTCCAGCGGCGTCTTGGAATGGAaagtgcgagcgagcgagagagcgcACAGCATACGCCCCCACGCACAGCTATTTCGGTTGCTCCCCAAATGGGTTAAGCAGCGAAACTTAGCCAACACCAATTAGTGACAAAAATATGAGAAATGCACTGGAATGAAGCcgacactcactcacacacactcgcatgtCCGGCGATCGCGTTTATGCGTCAGCCAATGTCGCGATTACTATGCCGCCAACAGCTGTTTGGCCACGATCGCAAAACAGACGCACGTATAAACGCCGATTGGGCGACTAACAAACATGCCAATTGGCCACAGTCACTCTAAGAAAACTGGGAAGTCACTGTTTGCATACCCTAGcagttttgagaaaatgtaAAGCTTCAAAGTAGATAAGCATACTTCAAATGGTCATTGGAAGAGAACTAAGCTGTCATATCTTATAGAAAACTccacacaaaaatgtttttaaagatttcagtAAGGTTTAgaactttttgtaattttatcttgttttaatgtcgttttttgttctGCT from Drosophila takahashii strain IR98-3 E-12201 chromosome 2R, DtakHiC1v2, whole genome shotgun sequence encodes:
- the LOC108061938 gene encoding nose resistant to fluoxetine protein 6; its protein translation is MANRAKIPNSCSSSARRDTPNMIMWLKICVLLTILPLGKGNFLSGSFNLTLYRQMPALHYLDDYDLCLDSPSGSYCLVYVEILPNASSALWHQINEVSLDSKHRFRHDRVFRGVCLERCKQSVIDFANLREKGKEDILDKELRSYYAKVHRRSGDSEERLLYEELVNSCLNLEFVEKFSLRVRSLIEYCVTADEQLDLDGLDLTFYGLLICMVLLTLCSSFHDYRMSKKNPQQTDNFYREAPNSRREQLLTSFSVLRNYHRLTQSVDSDFSRDVSFFDGFRVIGVFVVILGHTLMVFMTVPIENPEYYEQFLFRFETSIFQNGSLVIQIFFVMSGFLLYVKFTERQLIQPTTGTLDCIAVYFRVFFYRYLRLLPSLLALILFNGTLLVRLQNGPFWRHLTEAERVFCRSNWWKNVFFVTNHMLEDSCSHQTWYLGADMQLFELFLIVIVITKKHPKLTKTIYTTISALALAVPAILTYILELDAIYHLRPETYRYLYFRHSDTFYQMYPPFYTNLGGFLFGFLCGHLYLEQRCRKVVLRGLLKYELAMWLLVAATLGVLFSGYIFIRHDFEKPSFWLALYAGLHKNLWVLICSGFVFLMCCKVGGVAYNFCTLPVFRPLARISFQSFLWHIVILRIVAGYFRQPVYVSSFYLLCNVLSVFLLTQFVAAAVALLLEYPLGEVLRCLMEPEKGQKESQSEIQMRGAQSAV